The Scomber japonicus isolate fScoJap1 chromosome 21, fScoJap1.pri, whole genome shotgun sequence region tttagtTTATtgaacatattaaaaaatgggAGACTATTACTTTGACATTGAATTCCttattgtacagtatataagaATATATGTTGCCAAAGAATTCAAGGCTGTTACACAGCtgtaaaaatgcattcaaaacTACTGTCTGCACATTTCTATGGTTCTCTCAGGCTATACAAGTAGTATCTAGcgaaaacatacaaaaataaaacaaacgcATGAACAACCAATTGGTAACTCAAACAATACCAATCATGTGCATAAGAGGTAGGAAGAAGTAGAGAACCATTCTAGTCCTACCCCCTCATGCTGTACATACACTGATAATAGAAAACATAAGTTTAATTTACAGCCATCAGTGTCTGTGTTATCTAACTCAACCAACTCAAACAAATCAACCCTTTAggacaaaacaagaagaaaatacaATCCAAACAGATTCACTGAATCCTTCAAACAACCcatgaacaaaacaaataaaaatcacttGTCCATCTCTTAACTGTTCAATATTAGTTTGGATAAAGTCTCACCTGTTTTCAGCTCATCACTGCAGTTATTCCACAAACTGATTCCTTTGGTTGTAACAAGATGATGTTCTTACTGCTGGTTTAATTAATATACAGGTTCCTCTCATGTTggtgtgtaaaaatgtttaatgtctAAATGCTTTTTCCTCATCCTGTATGTTAAACTGTataatcaaacaaacatgtgtttctgtgtgaggaTCAACTGAACTCTGTCGGCCTGAGCCGAACAGTAAACTGTACAATAAAAGGTACAATATCACCATCTGCTGGACGTTTGGTGTAAATGTTCTTTCTGTCCTGAAGGTGCTCGCTCTGACTGGACGAATCCTATCTTACTAGCTTTTAAAAGATTTGTCAGAGTTTATAAACTACATCTTATTTGTTGTAATACTGGGATATATTGTGattatcagtgttttatttatatatttactttttaaagaaCTTTTAATTGACTGGTATCGGCTTTTAATCCCTGTAAATTGTATATTGATTAATGTTATTTGAtccattttacttttttcattttattatatatgcTTGAATACTTTGTtcatattttacctttttaatttggtgttttatgttttctgtaaatgacatttaaaatctCAGTGAGACTTGTTCTGGTTATATGAAGTTATCATGAGTCCAGAAGGccatttcatgttttcttgttcattacattaaaacaaaatgccaTGTGTTCCTcttcatttaaaatacaaaaatgttgagctgtgtttttaaagaaaccttttttttctgcagcttttCTTTGTAAAGTTTGGGACAGGAGACTGGTTGTGACAATAAGTAACATAACTAAGTAACAAGTGGTTGTTTCAGCTGGGTTTggattatattatactataataataataatataaacttTCTCATTTCATTTACATGACACTTTTCAAATATAAGCAGGAATTTATTTCTAGATTAAAATTATTACAGAATAAATAACAGAAATCATCTGACTGTGTGACAGACAATAGAAACATTAGATCACATCCAGTATATCTAGCAGCACTGATtccaaaacataaaacagatgcagtacaaattaaaacaaataagttCATACATATTTATAACCATTTAATAAAATCGCCTGAGCTCATACACACaaggaaaataataaatgatcgGTTTCTAGCCACCAGGTCAACATGAACTGTATTTCCCACGTTTTCAATGGGCTTCATTCAAGAACCTCTCATACGAACAGATTTGAGGTACGTGACTTCAGCAAGTTTGAGGTATCTGTGTTGTAGTAATTTAAGTGTTCAGACCTATCGTGTGAATCCTGAACAGATACTCTGCCTTCCttcacagaaagaaacaaacacttGTTTGACTGAATCTGACTGAATTTGGAGTTTAAATATGTATCAAATCAACTAAAATATGATGTACAACTGTTCATCATATCATTATCACCATGGTTTGCCAATTTACTGAAAGGTTTTTtgattttatggttttatgatTTTTGTAATTAGGCGACTTTCAACAAGCTGAAACAAGCAATCTCAAACTTTGTGCAGTAAAGAGAATTTGTTGAATCTGACTTGGGACactctgtgaaaaaaaaaaaaatgtctgagaGGATAAGAACACAATAATATTCTTGTATGGGGCCTATTGTGCTTCAGATCAACCCAAGATGTTCACAGAGGAAGGGGTCGAACTCACAGAGAAACTCAATCATCTCTGAACTCGCAGCTTCACCTTTCTTCCTCACCGTGTCGATGACAAAACGAGCCATGTCTCTTTTGTTTTGCATCTTTTCGGCTGACTCCCATTCAGGATCAGTTATCACCTTTTTCTCAAACAGTTTATCCAGCAGACTTTTGAGAACAGGTCCTGATATCCCATCGATGAAACAGGTCCGTATGTCCATCAGTCTCTCACTAGAAGGGGAAGTCAGAGCACTCTGCCCACAGGGCTTTCTTACTCCAGTGGACAAAAGACAAACACGTCTTTCCCAGACACTTTGGGAGCTGTTGGTGTCTCTCAAAAACAGCTTCATATATCTCATGATTGTTTCAAAATTAACCTGGAATGATGGAAAGTAGTTGTCGTAGGACTCTTCATCAAATTCTGCTTCTGTTGGTTGAACTAGAACTGAGTCGTCTTCAGGACTAGTGGACAGTGTGTACTCCTGCTTTGGGATCAGTTTACAGTGTGGAGATGTCTCGATGTACCTCTCATCTACAACTAACTTCTTCCTCATACGCAGCACATCACGCAGCACAACGTTCTTTGGTAGCAACAACACATTGAGGACAGattcaggatcaggatcagttGGAGGTCTGTAGAACAGCAGCACCAGCGCTCGGACCGGGTCAGGAGGAGAGTCTTCATCCTTGACATTACCAAAACCAGAAAACTCTGTGATGTTTATAATGACATGAGTTTCTGTTATCTTATGAGGAGTAATAAACTCGATGCCCTCATCATTCACATGAGCAACTGACAGGAATTCACATCCACCTGTGGAGCGGATCTCACAGTGTGGGAGATGAAGCTGACACACagactgctggagacatttgaTGTCAAATAGGGGTCCTGCAGGCTTCTTGTAATGTTGGGCCAGTAGTCTGTGGTTCCAGGGGACAATCCTGTAAACCACGTCCCCTTCTCCCTTCATGTGAAACATCAGATCTGTCTCACTGCACCGGTACAGGCCTGGACCGGAGCAGTGGAATCTGTAGATTTCCTCATTTTCATCAACAGTGATATCAGGTATAAACTCCTCAAAGCTGTCTTTTAACAGCATGTCAGGTAAGCTCTTTGCTCTTGTAAAGTTCCTGTTCTTTGCTATGTTTATTTGACTGAGTGAGGGATCACTGTGAGAACAAGGCAAGTAGCTGGAGTCTCTTCTGCTCCTGAAGCTATCTTGGGGTTGTAGGACGCGAGAGTGGGCTGGCAGTGAGTTTTCAGAGGTTTGGTCAGCTGCAGTAAGTGGCTTCATTTGCTCTGGAGCATCATGGTCAGTCCCATGTCTCCGTGTGAAAATGCTTGTGAGTAAATGACCAGCAGCAGAAGTAATCATGGACTTTGTGTAGGGGACTACATGTGAAAAGTAGGTGGACCATGTAGGTTTATCTATCCTATCACCTATACGTTGAATATGGCATATCAAGGATCCTTGATCCTCACAGACGTCACCTATTTCTCTAAAAGCATGCGCCAAATAATCACTAAGTATTGCATGCTTTGGATCAGAGGGGTGCACCAAAGATTGGTTGAATATGATATGTGACTCATTTATATGCCTGCACAGCTCTCTCTTGTATCTTGTCTTGCCAggataaaaaaagacagggaagCCCGGAGATCTGTAAACAGGAGGGCAGAGGAATACACAGAAACAGGGAAATGTTTCCTCTATAGCCTGTCCTCCAGTATACAGACTTTTCCCATTTACATCAGGATCTGAGTTGTAAGTTAACCCATGAGTGCCAAAGGTCTCCATCCAGAATACATTTGTATTGTCCTTTCTAAGATTTTCTTCTTGTGTTGTTCATATTTTTGGCCTCAGTGTTTTTCctggaaaacaaaaagagaatgGACAATTATTATCAATCATAAAGGTATGAAGGTTGTTTGATTATAAAAATGCACAAATTCACTTGCagtaaatgaaaataacactAAACAAATGTGTTAATCTGTAAGAATTGCCCCATTGCCATGTCAGAGGCTATTgtgccattttttattttataggtagttttatgttttcataAGTTAGTATCATCAGTCCAGGCTCAGAGTTATGTAACTGACTTTAATAAACAATGCAATCTGATGTGTTGACAGTCAAACCATTGCCAAAATGACATGATGGCAAAAAGGTTGTTCATCATGGCTTTCCACATAGGTACTAGAACTATGACTGAAATGGGACCTTTGGTTTCAATGCAGCCTACTTCACTGACCTTTATACTGTATCAAATCAGAAAACATTAGAACCCATTTCGATCTTAAAACGTGTTATATGAAAGCTGAaatcttttttatatttgaaaatggTGGACTGCTCATGATGTTGAATTTCTCACTTTTTCAGAGTTCTTCATTCTCAAATGCAAATACTGACAAGTTCAGCCTACAGATTTTTCAAGCGTTTACATTGTATTTCGTATATCCTATTAGACACTCATTGGATTTTACATTATGACGGTTCAATAACACAAAACTGTGATTTGTTCTCGTGTTGAATAAACTTTCAACACACTTCCTCGTGCTCGCCGTGCCTCCTTTACCTGCAGTGGTGGTTAAGTCACTTCGTGGTAGATTCGCATATCAGAGTTTACTGCCGGCCACTAGAGATGCACCGTGTATGAAGGAGAAGTTGTTACTCTAATTCCTTCATCATGTTAGTATATAACAATCCGTGTCTTTCATAACAAACCGTTTTCCGCGTCACGTCACGTCACGTGGGATCGATGGGCGGTGGTTGAATTTGAGACCGGAAATATTTCCATGGTGAGTCATCTGACAACTTGAAGgatgtgtttacagtttttaaagtgTCTTCAAACAGCAGTCAAGTGCCTATATGAACACTGAACCTGttcttcttgctgtaatgattcctcctgttcatactgaccattagaagatccttcataatgtttacaatggaagtgatggaggactaaacccacagtcctccttctgtgtaaacatggaagtcaaatcttcatcgtctatgtttcaacgttagtgtttttagtagcaaagtctttttgttactatacttccaccacagctcaacaggaaacactaagagggaatctgatgctaaaaagactgtaaatgtgtcagatatcacttgatatgactaactcacactgctgaagctcaatagaagctgatcatctttTAGTCCTCCATCAAGCTCATCAAAAAGATTGATGACATGGTTGCTGTAAACAGGGGGAACATACAACACAGATGAAATGTATCAAGAAGGTCAGGTGCCAAAACTGCcaaaaaacaatagaaaacaaaaaagtaacaGAAGACAAATTGGACAATGAGAAACTTGCTTTTATTGGTGAATTGTGGGAACATATTATCAAGTTCCATGAAATACTTGACAAACTGTAAACTACACAGAAACCATAATCACCATGAAACCATAATCATTGACCACAACACctaatcaataatcagtgaAAATAGGACAGCTTCTGGAGGCTGAATGTACACAATGATCaattctcaaaaaaaaaagaaaaaagttttatgGATCTAGCTGAAACTCAGCAAGCTGTCCAATCTCAATAAGATGATCATTTATATAACGACTAatcacttcatttaaaaagtttaattgGGAGTGCAGGTgctcgagtggttagagcacatgccacatacgcagccgcccctggttcgaatcccggccggaggtcctttgctgtgtgtcacacaccctctctctcccatgttaaatgtaatttaatgttgatacacaatatttaaaacaacaaacagtaaGGGTTATTGTCATTTTTGGCATTTACCATCCATTTCATTGCATAATACATTTCTCGCCTTTTACACCAGAATGAGcattactctttttttaaattattgttttgtgaggggagagaagcacattttagtaaagtaatatttttattttctttcttcatcctgTATTATTTATGAAAGTG contains the following coding sequences:
- the LOC128382800 gene encoding NACHT, LRR and PYD domains-containing protein 1b allele 3-like; the encoded protein is MITSAAGHLLTSIFTRRHGTDHDAPEQMKPLTAADQTSENSLPAHSRVLQPQDSFRSRRDSSYLPCSHSDPSLSQINIAKNRNFTRAKSLPDMLLKDSFEEFIPDITVDENEEIYRFHCSGPGLYRCSETDLMFHMKGEGDVVYRIVPWNHRLLAQHYKKPAGPLFDIKCLQQSVCQLHLPHCEIRSTGGCEFLSVAHVNDEGIEFITPHKITETHVIINITEFSGFGNVKDEDSPPDPVRALVLLFYRPPTDPDPESVLNVLLLPKNVVLRDVLRMRKKLVVDERYIETSPHCKLIPKQEYTLSTSPEDDSVLVQPTEAEFDEESYDNYFPSFQVNFETIMRYMKLFLRDTNSSQSVWERRVCLLSTGVRKPCGQSALTSPSSERLMDIRTCFIDGISGPVLKSLLDKLFEKKVITDPEWESAEKMQNKRDMARFVIDTVRKKGEAASSEMIEFLCEFDPFLCEHLGLI